A single Lactuca sativa cultivar Salinas chromosome 8, Lsat_Salinas_v11, whole genome shotgun sequence DNA region contains:
- the LOC111880363 gene encoding glycine-rich RNA-binding protein 2-like has protein sequence MCFCFGFYGGRKKDKESVSLNKSSLGGGGGGGGGVGGNHTETTGGHEVGGTAVVVASATHVSDPSGGGSGSSHGGHGGGGYAGGGEGGSGSSHGGHGGGGYAGGGDGGGGGI, from the coding sequence ATGTGTTTTTGTTTCGGATTTTATGGTGGGAGGAAGAAAGATAAGGAATCGGTGTCACTAAACAAATCTTCTTTAGGAGGCGGAGGcggaggtggaggtggtgttggtggGAACCATACTGAAACTACCGGTGGTCATGAAGTTGGAGGCACGGCAGTCGTAGTAGCAAGTGCAACACATGTATCTGATCCTAGTGGTGGAGGAAGTGGAAGTTCTCATGGTGGTCATGGTGGTGGTGGATATGCTGGTGGTGGTGAAGGTGGAAGTGGAAGTTCTCATGGTGGCCATGGTGGTGGTGGATATGCCGGTGGTggtgacggtggtggtggtggcatttga